The sequence below is a genomic window from Sphingobacterium sp. ML3W.
ATCTGAAAAGACAGATGCATATAACCCTATAAATAAAATGAACACTAATTTCTCCATATGTAATCCTTAATTGTTTTCGACTGCAAATTTAAGAATTAAAGATACTAAAAAATTGTAAATCAATGTGTTAATTATTGTTAATCAATAACTACGACTAAAGTTTGAAGGTCTTTTGACCTTTTATAAACAAACTGGGCATGTGATGACGCATTTCTGACACACATATGCGAACGTGGTGTGGTACCCAATGTTTGGCTATATTCTACTATTTTTCCTTTTGGATTATTTACCGGAACGCCATGTACATAGGCCCCGGCTGTAAAACGACTGGCATAGGGTGCATATCCTTCAATGCTCTTTGTTCCGTCTTTATAATAGAACATTTTGGATTTATGCTCTTGGAGAACAAAGATGCCTGTAGGTGTCTCTTGAGCATGTGGAGGTTTATGTACGCCTGTGGTAGCGGGATTCATGCTGCGGACGATCCAACCTTTTTCTGTTTGATCTAGGGTGCAAATATTTTGGTTTGTAACATCTACAATGATAACTTTATCATATATTACCGAATTTCCAATGGTTTTCAGGTATTTTTTAGGTACTTCCCATTCTCCCTCAAAAGATACTCCAGCAATTTTCACATACTTTAAGGTGTCACTGCTCTGTAGCTTGACCAACCAGCCATCTTTGCCATAGATGGTTGGGAGCTTTGTTTCTCCT
It includes:
- a CDS encoding L,D-transpeptidase: MKYLYIKNILINSVFVSFLFISCQQGQPKSSAQGNRNDITKDSIATEDKKEKKAKTADDIEITKELQYTKYTLEDTYPYKDTVRQFQWDKIKEKLAFIENFQDGRSIYGVLQNYQNSNGEAPTIPNFKRDAYKRVSDSLGTERYQATPLYTEGETKLPTIYGKDGWLVKLQSSDTLKYVKIAGVSFEGEWEVPKKYLKTIGNSVIYDKVIIVDVTNQNICTLDQTEKGWIVRSMNPATTGVHKPPHAQETPTGIFVLQEHKSKMFYYKDGTKSIEGYAPYASRFTAGAYVHGVPVNNPKGKIVEYSQTLGTTPRSHMCVRNASSHAQFVYKRSKDLQTLVVVID